Proteins encoded by one window of Psychromonas sp. L1A2:
- a CDS encoding C40 family peptidase — MTSVIKNYFRHGSLLALVLLLAACSSSPQQAEIKTVTNAGNKTLTKSESKEAKGHHSDSAKSSDQEMSPEDLLYVLLRNEYTHWVGSPYKYGGNTLNGIDCSSLVQQVFENSFNIDLPRTTEYQVKKGISIKKSELEVGDLVFFKTGRRTRHVGIYMGDDEFFHVSTSQGTKISSLSNVYWKKHYWQSRRIID, encoded by the coding sequence ATGACAAGCGTAATCAAAAATTACTTTCGACATGGTAGCTTATTAGCTTTGGTTTTATTATTAGCCGCTTGTAGCTCATCTCCGCAGCAAGCTGAAATCAAAACAGTCACTAATGCAGGTAATAAAACACTGACTAAAAGTGAATCTAAAGAAGCCAAAGGTCATCATTCTGATAGCGCAAAAAGTTCAGATCAAGAGATGAGCCCTGAAGATTTGTTGTATGTGTTATTACGTAATGAATATACTCATTGGGTCGGGAGTCCTTATAAGTATGGCGGCAATACATTAAACGGAATTGATTGTTCTAGCTTAGTTCAACAAGTGTTTGAAAATAGTTTTAATATTGATTTGCCTCGCACCACTGAGTATCAGGTTAAAAAAGGTATCTCTATTAAAAAGAGTGAGTTGGAAGTCGGTGACTTGGTGTTCTTTAAAACCGGTCGCAGAACGCGTCATGTTGGTATCTATATGGGTGATGATGAGTTTTTCCATGTATCAACAAGCCAAGGTACTAAAATTTCTTCACTATCTAATGTGTATTGGAAAAAACATTACTGGCAATCTCGTCGAATCATTGATTAG
- the adk gene encoding adenylate kinase → MRIILLGAPGAGKGTQAQFMMDKYGIPQISTGDMLRAAAKAGTELGLKAKELMDAGQLVSDELIIGLVKERIAQEDCAKGFLLDGFPRTIPQADAMKEAGVIVDFVLEFDVPDEEIVKRMAGRRVHSGSGRTYHIVYNPPKVEGKDDVTGDELSIRPDDEEATVRKRLDIYHSQTAPLIAYYKNEAAQGNGAHHKFDGTQAVDVISTELAEILG, encoded by the coding sequence ATGCGCATTATTTTATTAGGTGCTCCAGGTGCTGGTAAAGGAACACAAGCCCAGTTCATGATGGACAAATATGGTATCCCACAAATCTCTACGGGTGACATGTTACGTGCCGCTGCAAAAGCAGGTACTGAACTTGGTTTAAAAGCAAAAGAATTAATGGATGCGGGCCAATTAGTCTCTGATGAATTGATTATTGGATTAGTAAAAGAACGTATTGCACAGGAAGATTGCGCAAAAGGTTTTTTACTAGATGGTTTCCCACGTACAATCCCACAAGCTGATGCAATGAAAGAAGCGGGTGTTATTGTTGATTTCGTACTTGAATTTGATGTGCCAGACGAAGAAATCGTTAAACGTATGGCTGGTCGTCGTGTTCATTCTGGTTCAGGCCGTACTTACCATATCGTTTACAATCCACCAAAAGTGGAAGGTAAAGATGATGTAACAGGTGATGAACTTTCTATTCGCCCTGATGATGAAGAAGCAACAGTGCGTAAGCGTTTAGATATTTACCATTCACAAACTGCACCGCTTATTGCTTATTACAAGAATGAAGCTGCGCAAGGCAATGGTGCTCATCATAAGTTTGATGGTACTCAAGCCGTTGACGTGATTAGCACTGAACTTGCTGAGATCTTAGGTTAA
- the dgcA gene encoding N-acetyl-D-Glu racemase DgcA, whose translation MKVNLLDESWLIEGSFTISRGSRTHANVVVVELQQGEHTGRGECVPYARYDESIESVIAELAALEDKIVAGLTRQEMQSLLPAGAARNALDCAYWDLACKQSGQRIWQQLEVAQPESVITAFTLSLDTPERMKAAAIKNAHRPLLKLKLAGEGDVERVAAVREGSPNARIIVDANEGWNEAQYLEMVPELVKLNVEMIEQPFPASDDAALAHLPRPITLCADESCHDSSSLKNIIGRYDMINIKLDKTGGLTEAIALKEEAEKAGLQVMVGCMVATSLAMAPAFIVAQNVQIVDLDGPLLLAEDRQSGIQFDESLMNVYQAALWG comes from the coding sequence ATGAAGGTTAACCTACTAGACGAAAGCTGGCTTATTGAAGGATCTTTTACTATTTCTCGAGGTAGTAGAACCCATGCCAATGTTGTTGTAGTTGAACTGCAACAAGGTGAACATACTGGTCGTGGAGAATGCGTTCCCTATGCTCGCTATGATGAATCAATCGAGTCAGTGATCGCTGAACTGGCGGCTTTAGAAGACAAGATAGTAGCCGGGTTAACCCGACAAGAAATGCAATCCTTATTACCCGCAGGCGCTGCACGTAATGCATTAGATTGCGCCTACTGGGATTTAGCTTGCAAACAATCAGGCCAACGTATTTGGCAACAGCTTGAAGTTGCACAGCCTGAATCAGTCATTACTGCGTTCACATTATCTTTAGACACACCAGAACGAATGAAAGCAGCGGCAATAAAAAATGCACACAGACCATTGCTCAAGTTAAAACTTGCAGGTGAAGGTGATGTGGAACGTGTTGCAGCTGTTCGCGAAGGTTCGCCTAATGCACGTATTATCGTAGATGCAAATGAAGGTTGGAATGAAGCACAATATTTAGAGATGGTGCCTGAGCTCGTAAAATTAAATGTTGAAATGATTGAACAGCCTTTTCCGGCAAGTGATGATGCGGCTCTAGCCCATTTACCTCGACCAATCACACTTTGTGCCGATGAGTCTTGCCATGATAGCAGTAGCTTAAAAAATATTATTGGTCGCTACGACATGATCAATATTAAGCTGGATAAAACCGGTGGTTTAACAGAAGCCATCGCTTTAAAAGAAGAAGCTGAGAAAGCAGGATTACAGGTTATGGTTGGCTGCATGGTTGCAACATCGCTTGCAATGGCACCTGCTTTTATCGTTGCGCAAAATGTTCAAATTGTTGATCTTGATGGGCCATTATTACTGGCTGAAGATCGTCAATCAGGCATCCAATTTGATGAAAGTCTAATGAATGTTTACCAAGCAGCGCTTTGGGGTTAA
- the htpG gene encoding molecular chaperone HtpG: protein MEKQQNHTFSADTGKLLKLMIHSLYSNKEIFLRELVSNAADAADKLRFKALSDGSLFENDADLRVRISFDEEAKTITISDNGIGMTRDEVIEHLGTIAKSGTSDFFEQLSGDQVKDSQLIGQFGVGFYSAFIVADKVTVNTRKAGEDASTGTSWESAGEADYTVADIEKADRGTEIILHLRDDEAEFLNDYKLRNVVSKYSDHISIPVQMFKDAVPESDGPDGEKVPAVEATWETVNKATALWNCAKSEVNDDQYKEFYKHIANDFEDPLTWSHNKVEGEQEYTSLLYIPKRAPYDLWNREKAHGLKLYVQRVFIMDDAEQFMPTYLRFVKGVLDSNDLPLNVSREILQDTRVTTKLRSACTKRALSMLTKFAKKNETEYNAFWKEFGQVLKEGPAEDASNKEQIAKLFRFASTEADVADQTVSLDAYISRMNEEQDKIYYITADSFNAAKNSPHLEILRKKGIEVLLLSDRVDEWLLSHLPEYDGKAFISVTQGDLDLGKLDSEEEKKEQEKQETEFASFIERVKAVLGDKVKDVRLTQRLTSTPTCIVADNDDMSTQMAKLMAQMGQPVPDSKPIFELNPEHSMITKLADMADEELFAEWTELLLQQAVLSEKGSLDDPSEFVARINKLLLA from the coding sequence ATGGAAAAGCAACAAAATCATACTTTCAGTGCTGATACAGGCAAACTGCTTAAATTAATGATCCACTCTTTATACTCAAATAAAGAAATTTTCCTACGTGAACTCGTTTCTAACGCTGCAGATGCTGCTGACAAACTACGTTTTAAAGCGCTGTCTGACGGAAGTTTATTCGAAAACGATGCAGACTTACGTGTACGTATTAGCTTTGATGAAGAAGCAAAAACAATCACTATTAGCGATAATGGTATTGGTATGACGCGTGATGAAGTCATTGAACATTTAGGTACCATTGCTAAATCTGGTACAAGTGACTTCTTCGAGCAATTATCTGGTGATCAAGTTAAAGACTCTCAGTTAATCGGTCAATTCGGTGTTGGTTTCTACTCGGCATTTATTGTTGCTGACAAAGTAACTGTTAATACACGTAAAGCGGGTGAAGATGCGTCTACTGGTACTTCTTGGGAATCTGCTGGTGAAGCTGACTATACGGTAGCTGATATTGAAAAAGCAGATCGTGGTACAGAAATCATCTTACATTTACGTGATGATGAAGCTGAGTTCTTAAACGATTACAAACTACGTAATGTTGTCTCTAAATACTCTGACCACATCAGTATTCCTGTACAAATGTTCAAAGATGCTGTGCCTGAGTCTGACGGTCCTGATGGCGAAAAAGTGCCTGCTGTTGAAGCAACATGGGAAACCGTTAATAAAGCAACTGCTTTATGGAACTGCGCTAAAAGCGAAGTGAATGACGACCAATACAAAGAGTTCTATAAGCACATCGCTAATGACTTTGAAGATCCACTAACATGGTCTCATAATAAAGTTGAAGGTGAGCAAGAATACACAAGCTTACTTTACATCCCTAAACGTGCGCCATACGATTTATGGAACCGTGAAAAAGCACATGGCCTAAAACTATACGTTCAACGTGTATTTATTATGGACGATGCTGAACAGTTCATGCCAACGTACTTACGTTTCGTGAAAGGTGTGTTGGATTCAAATGACTTACCGTTAAACGTATCACGTGAAATTCTACAAGATACACGTGTAACGACTAAGTTACGTAGTGCTTGCACTAAGCGTGCTCTTTCTATGCTAACGAAGTTTGCTAAGAAAAATGAAACTGAATACAACGCGTTCTGGAAAGAGTTTGGCCAAGTATTAAAAGAAGGCCCAGCTGAAGATGCAAGCAACAAAGAACAAATTGCTAAGCTATTCCGTTTTGCTTCAACTGAAGCGGATGTTGCAGATCAAACTGTTTCTTTAGATGCTTATATTTCACGCATGAACGAAGAACAAGATAAAATTTACTACATTACGGCTGATAGCTTTAATGCGGCTAAAAACAGCCCACACTTAGAGATCTTACGTAAGAAAGGTATCGAAGTGTTATTACTATCAGACCGTGTTGATGAGTGGTTATTAAGCCATTTACCAGAGTACGATGGTAAAGCGTTTATCAGCGTAACACAGGGTGATTTAGACCTAGGTAAACTAGACTCTGAAGAAGAGAAAAAAGAGCAAGAGAAACAAGAAACTGAATTTGCTAGCTTCATTGAACGTGTTAAAGCAGTACTAGGTGATAAAGTGAAAGATGTTCGTTTAACACAACGTCTAACGTCTACACCAACGTGTATTGTTGCGGATAACGATGACATGAGCACGCAAATGGCTAAATTGATGGCACAAATGGGACAACCTGTTCCAGATAGTAAGCCAATCTTTGAGCTGAACCCTGAACATTCGATGATTACTAAATTAGCTGATATGGCCGATGAAGAGTTATTCGCAGAGTGGACTGAGCTGTTATTACAACAAGCAGTACTTTCTGAAAAAGGTAGTTTAGATGACCCATCAGAATTTGTTGCTCGAATTAATAAGTTACTATTAGCTTAA
- the dgcN gene encoding N-acetyltransferase DgcN — protein sequence MEIKKPYLLFLGDAQDPLAAKVAQGIKQWHPEYCAGQFRMEDCKADCGLTDMDIAQAKAAGVKTLVIGVANRGGIISDNWLTILKEALEAGMDLASGLHNKLTDIKELKELADSLGRNLFDVRFPTQTFPVASGLKRSGKRVLQVGTDCSVGKMYTALALEKEMLAQGMKTSFRATGQTGILISGSGVSIDAVVADFIAGAVETIAPANDADHWDVIEGQGSLFHASFSGVTAGLIHGSQADALVLCHEPTREHMRGLPTYPLPDLKTCMELNLTMARITNPAVKFVGISVNTSQLSEAEAAEYLAKVEAEFNLPAVDPFREGVSRIVEALAKI from the coding sequence ATGGAAATTAAAAAACCTTACTTATTATTTTTAGGCGATGCACAAGATCCTCTAGCAGCTAAAGTTGCACAAGGCATCAAACAATGGCATCCAGAATACTGTGCTGGTCAATTCCGTATGGAAGATTGTAAAGCAGACTGTGGTTTAACAGACATGGATATTGCACAAGCAAAAGCTGCGGGCGTTAAAACATTAGTGATTGGTGTTGCTAACCGTGGTGGCATTATTTCAGATAATTGGTTAACTATCTTAAAAGAAGCATTAGAAGCCGGTATGGATTTAGCATCGGGCTTACATAACAAGTTAACTGATATTAAAGAACTTAAAGAATTAGCTGATAGCTTAGGTCGTAACTTATTTGATGTTCGCTTCCCAACACAAACATTCCCAGTTGCAAGCGGCTTAAAACGCTCTGGTAAACGTGTATTACAAGTAGGTACAGACTGCTCAGTGGGCAAAATGTACACCGCGTTAGCACTTGAAAAAGAAATGCTAGCACAAGGTATGAAAACAAGTTTCCGTGCAACGGGCCAAACAGGTATTTTGATTAGTGGTTCAGGTGTCAGTATTGATGCTGTTGTGGCTGACTTTATTGCTGGTGCTGTTGAAACTATTGCACCTGCAAACGATGCAGATCATTGGGACGTTATTGAAGGTCAAGGTTCATTATTCCATGCTTCATTCTCAGGTGTAACAGCAGGTCTTATCCACGGTTCACAAGCTGATGCATTGGTATTATGTCACGAGCCAACACGTGAACATATGCGTGGCTTACCAACTTACCCACTTCCAGACTTAAAAACATGTATGGAACTTAACTTAACAATGGCGCGCATTACTAACCCAGCTGTTAAGTTTGTTGGTATTTCGGTTAATACTTCACAACTGTCTGAAGCTGAAGCTGCAGAATACTTAGCAAAAGTTGAAGCAGAATTTAACCTGCCAGCAGTTGACCCATTCCGTGAAGGCGTTAGTCGTATTGTTGAAGCATTAGCAAAAATTTAA
- a CDS encoding DUF1826 domain-containing protein, with translation MNVTNSDYTLDIDTCCEQVTKVRHSIQGNEPHIFTDIYRADVNMAIWQRPLSSTLSDSVSIFLTEKPRFKASMTVSPQSVLESISESLGAEMHELSENIAELVEMFCCLFELKRVGLRLTVVDSAMCPKFHVDNVPCRLITTFQGVGTEWLPHQVADREKLGRGSNGKSDSESGIYQNKNDIQQLNCGDVALLKGEHWEGNEQAGLVHRSPALTSDERRLILTLDFSY, from the coding sequence ATGAACGTGACAAACTCTGACTACACTCTCGATATTGATACCTGCTGTGAGCAAGTAACAAAAGTTCGACACTCCATTCAGGGCAATGAGCCTCACATTTTTACTGATATCTATCGAGCAGATGTGAATATGGCTATTTGGCAGCGTCCATTATCATCAACATTATCAGATTCTGTCAGTATTTTTTTAACAGAAAAACCAAGGTTTAAAGCGTCGATGACTGTCTCACCGCAAAGTGTACTAGAGAGCATTAGCGAATCGTTAGGGGCTGAAATGCACGAACTCAGTGAAAACATTGCTGAGCTGGTGGAGATGTTTTGTTGTTTGTTTGAACTTAAGCGTGTTGGATTGCGTTTAACCGTAGTTGATAGCGCGATGTGCCCCAAGTTTCATGTCGATAACGTACCTTGTCGTTTAATAACAACCTTTCAAGGTGTCGGCACAGAATGGTTACCTCACCAAGTGGCGGATAGAGAAAAACTAGGCAGGGGAAGTAACGGAAAATCCGATAGTGAATCTGGGATATATCAAAATAAAAATGATATACAACAACTTAATTGTGGTGATGTCGCTTTATTAAAAGGCGAACATTGGGAAGGAAATGAACAAGCAGGACTGGTACATCGATCTCCTGCGTTAACATCAGATGAACGACGTTTGATATTGACACTTGATTTTAGTTATTGA